In Acidaminococcales bacterium, the genomic window ACGGAAGCGTTGCGCACGCCGGTGTCAGGGTCCCTGGCGATGACCACGCAACTGGAAAAATACGGCCCGCCGTCTTTGAGGGCGAAAGTCGGGACAGATAAATCGGCCAAGTCAGGATTTTCCATTGCCACCTTTTGCGCGGGCGCGTCTTTCACCGTAATCGGCCCCACCGGCGAACTATGGAGGCTTTTGACCGCATCGGAAAACAAAAAAGGCAGTTTCGGCGCCTCAACGCCAAACAAGCAAGCCAAGTTCTCACGGTTCCACCAAATGCCGATCGCCAGCGGGAACCTGCCGCCCTTCGGATTGTCGAAAACAACGGCCTTGCCGCCCTCGAACCGTTTGGCCACGCCCGCCAGCTCATAGCGCAAATCCACGGCGCTGCGCACGCGCGCCAGCCGGCCGGCGGCCGCCAGTTTCTCTATGCATCCTTTGAAATCCATCTCTTGCCCCCTCTTTCCCATTTTTCTTGCCGCGCCTGTCCGCTCATCAACATTTAAGTTCAATTCGCTATAAAAATCGCAACCCCTTCTTTGCTCGCGGCAAACCGCAAAAAATATTCGCAACGGGTAAAAACTTTTGCATAACCTTTTACAACTTATCGCCTCAAGCAAAATCTTCCAAACTTTGGCCGCCCTCCCAACACAACAAACAAAAGCCTCCGGCATCGACGGCGCGCAAAAAGCGGCCCTAGCGGCGGCTTTGTTCGCGGCGCGTTCGGGCCCGTTGCTGATAGCCGCGCCCGGCCGCGAAGAATTGCGGGAAATGAGGCGCGGACTGAACGCGCTCTTGCCTGACGCGGCCATTGAAGAATTCTACCCGGCCGACCGCCAAGACATCGCGGCCAACCACAAAAGCCTGGAAATAACTGCGGCCAGGCTGTCTGTCCTGCGCCAACTCTGCGCCGGGCAGCGCCGTATAGTAATCGTTACTGCGGAAGCCCTTGCGCAGCCGCTGGAACAGCCGCAGGAACTTCTCGGCAGCGGCCTCGCCCTGTCCGCCGGCGCCGCCTGCGGCATGGGCGAGGCCGCCGCCGCTTTTATTGCCGCCGGCTACGAACGCTCCTCCCTGGTGGACGCGCCGGGACAATTTTCCGTGCGCGGCGGCATAATCGACATCTTCCCGCCCACCCACTCCCTGCCCCTGCGCATTGAATGGCTTGGCGGCGAAATAGAAAGCATCCGCTCCTTCTCCGCCGAAACCCAGCGTTCCCTGGAAGGGCTGAAAGAAACCGTAATACCCGCCCTCGCCCGGCCGGACGGCGTCCCTTTGACCGCCAGCCTGCTCGATTACCTGCCGGCTTCGGCTCTTTTTGTCATTGACGAACCGGCCAGGCTCAAAGAAAGGCTTGCCCCTCCGCTCGGCGATTCCCCCTCCTGCGCGCGGACATTCTCCTGGCGGCAGCTCACAGACATAATTGGCGGCTTGCCAAACTTTCTGTGCCTCTCCGCCCTGCCTTTGCAAATGTTTCCGCATGCCCGCCCCGTCCGCGCCGATATACGCGCCATCCCGCCCTATCACCGGCAATGGGGCCTCCTGGCCGAAGACCTGAAAAAATACTTGGACAAAAACATACAGCCCGTCATCAGCATGAGCAGCGACAACAAGGCCGCCGGGATGATCAAGACCCTATCCGGCCTGAAAATACCGTCCGCACTTTGGCCGGACGGCGAACCCCGGCCAAAAAACAAAGCCCTCGCCATAGTCGGCGGACTGGCCGCGGGCATGGAATTCGTGGGCGAAAACTGGCTGCTGATCACCGAGCAGGACATCTTTGGCGCGATGAAACAGCGCCGCTTGACAAAAAAACCGCCGGGGCAGGCCATCCGCTATTTTTCCGAAATAAAAGCGGGCGATTACGTAGTCCATTCCGTACACGGCATCGGCCGCTATGTGGGCAGCGAATCCCTTGCCGCCGGCGGCGCGACCCGCGACTACCTTTTAATCCGTTACGCCGGCGACGACAAACTCTATGTCCCCGTGGACCAAGTGCAAACGCTGCAAAAATACATCGGCGCGGAAGGGCAGCCGCCGCGCCTGTCGCGCATGGGCGGAGCCGACTGGGGCCGCGTCCGCGGGCGCGCCCGGGCGGCCGTAACGGAAATGGCGGCGGAACTCCTGCGCCTGCAAGCCGAACGCAAACTGCTGCCAGGCCATGCCTTTTCCCCCGACACCGTCTGGCAGCAAGAATTTGAAGAAGCCTTTCCCTACGAAGAAACCCCGGACCAACTGCGCGCCATCGAAGAAATCAAACGCGACATGGAACGGCCCTACCCAATGGATCGCATCCTGTGCGGCGACGTTGGCTACGGGAAAACGGAAGTAGCCTTGCGGGCGGCCTTCAAAGCGGTAATGGACAGCAAGCAGGTGGCCGTTTTAGTCCCGACCACCGTGCTGGCCCAGCAGCACCTGCTCACCTTCAGCGAGCGTATGCGCCCGTTTGGCATCAACATTGAAATGATAAGCCGCTTCCGCTCGCCCAAAGAACAACGCGCGGCATTGGCCGGCGCCGCCGGGGGCGAAGTGGACATCGTCATCGGCACCCATCGCCTGCTGCAAAACGACATAAATTTTAAAAACCTCGGCCTTTTAGTAATAGACGAAGAACAACGTTTCGGCGTGGGGCAGAAAGAAAAAATCAAACTCTGGAGCAAAAACGTCGACGTCCTGTCCATGTCGGCGACGCCGATCCCGCGCACCCTCCACATGGGGCTGGTCAGCGCGCGCGACATGAGCATCATCGAAACCGCGCCGGAAGAGCGCCTGCCGGTGGAAAGCTACGTAGCCGAATACAGCGACGAACTTGTGCGCCAAGCCATACTGCGCGAAGTCCGGCGCGGCGGCTACGTCTACTACGTATACAACCGTGTCGCGGATATTGAGCGCGTTGCGGAAACATTGAGAAAACTCGTCCCCGGCATATCAATAAAAATAGCGCACGGGCAAATGCCGGAAGACCTGCTGGAAACAGTCATGCTGGAATTTTACCAAGGCGGTTTCGACGTTCTCCTGTGCACATCCATCATCGAAAACGGCCTGGACATACCGCTGGCCAATACGATCATCGTCCACGGCGCGGAAAATTTCGGCCTGTCGCAGCTTTACCAAATGCGCGGCCGGGTAGGCCGCTCCAGCCGGCTGGCCTACGCCTGGTTTTTTTATCCCCCGGACAGGATCTTAAGCGAAATAGCGGAAAAACGCCTGCAAGCGATACGCGACTTCAGCGACTTGGGCGCCGGTCTGCGCATTGCCATGCGCGACCTTGAAATACGCGGCGCGGGCAACATACTGGGTCCGCAGCAACACGGGCACATCATCAGCGTCGGTTTTGAAACCTACTGCCGCCTGCTGGAGGAAAGCATAAACGAACTGGCGCAAGCGCCGGCGCGGGCCGAACCGTCCGCCGAACCGTCCCTTGACGTGGCGGCGGACGCCTACCTCCCCGATGACTACATTGACGATCCCGGGCACAAACTGGACATCTACCGGCGCTTGCAATACATAAACGAACGCCCGGACTTTCTGGAACTGCTCGCCGAGATGTCCGACCGTTTCGGCGAGCCGCCGCCGCCCGCGAAAAACCTCCTGCGCCTTGCCCTTTTGCGCGGCCATTGCCGCAAATTGGGCGTAAAATCCATAAACACGAAGGCCATGGAGACGAAAATAATTTTTGCCGAAAAAGCATCCGTAAACCCCGAAACCCTGCTGGCCATGGCCGTATCTGCCCGTTACGCGGCCGTCCTAAGACAAGGGCCGCCGATCAGCGTAAAAATTAAACGGCCAAAAAAACGCCCTCCCTTAGATTGGATCGAAGAAGCGATAGAATTTTTGCTGCAAAAAAGCTGAAAATGCCCCGATGCCGCCGTCTGAAAGCCTGGCGATGGTCAAATGCGGCCTGTTGCCCACATCATCGCAGCCCGCGGCGCAAAATGCATCATTAAACAAATGATTCCCGACAACAAACTTTATTGGGAACTTTCAATGAAAAAATTTTTATTGCCTGCTATACTTATTAATATAAAGACTTGCCGCCCGCTGACGCCGGGCGGACATAAAACCGGAGGTGCGCGCATAATGGAAATCAAAGAAATCCTGCGGGAAATCGACAGACAGTATCAAGTGCTGGGACCGGCCGATATGGAAGAATTTTTCAAAAAAACCTTGGAATTTTACAAGGACGAGCACGGCCGGGACAGTCCGGGCTACGCTTCCCTGGCCAATGAGTTTGGCGCTTTCTACCGCAACCAGAGCCGCTACGAGGAAGGCGAGCAGCTTTTTCTGGAAGCCGCGGAAATCCTGGCAAAACTGCAAGGGAAAAACAGCGCGGAATACGCCACCGCCCTGAACAACCTGGCCGAGCTTTACCGGCTGGCCGGCAACCGGGACAAAGCCGAAGAAATCCTCAACCAGGTTATCGGCATCTTCCGCGAGTCGGTGGGCGAGCGGCATTTCCTCTACGCCAGCGCCCTTAACTATTTGGGGCACTTTCGCCATGAGGGCGGCCAAGCCCAGGAAGCATTGGATCTTTATGAAGAATCCCTGAAAATAGTGTCCGAGATGCCAGAGAACCACGCCCTTTTGGCCACCGCTTACGGCAACGTGGCCGGTGCGCTGCGTTCCCTGAAACGCTACCCCGAGGCCGTAAAATACTTGGAAGACGCCAAAAAGCTGCACGAGGAGAAATTAGGCGCCAACGACCAACATTACAGCGCCGTTTTAAACGGCATCGGATCGCTTTGGCATACCATGGGCGATCTTGACAAGGCGGCGGAATACTATGACAAGGTAATGCAGCTCTTGCTTCGCCACAACAGCAAAAAAACCCGGGACTACGCCATAGCCGCCGGCAACTACGCCGCCTGCTGCGAAGCCCGGGGCGAACTGGACAAAGCCGTCCACTACGCCAAGGAAGCCAGGGACTGTTTCGCCGCCGTCTATGGCCCTGACGGCCCCTTCACGCCGGGGGCGCGAAAATATCTTGACCATCTGGAAAAAAAAGCCGCCAAAAACAACGCCTGACAAAACTTCGTTGGCCCGGCCGCGACGTGCCGCCTTCCGGCTGAAACCATGGCGCGCTGCGTTTAAATTGCCACGATACTTTTGCGGCAAATTAAACGCCAAACTTTTTACCGGCAAAATCATGGACCCTTTTTCAATCGATCAAAAGAAGGCCGCTGCCGCGGAGCGCGGCAGCGATTCCCGGCGCGGCGAGGAGATATTGCGGCGCAGCCCCTTATTCAGCCAATAAGGGGCTGTTTTTTGCATGTCGCGCTTTTTCTGGCCCGGCCGGCCCTGCTCATTTTGCTAAACACATCCTTTTTCTATATGCCATCACAAAAAACAGTCAGGATGGCATATTGACTGCAAGCTTTGCGGCGAATATAATAAACATAACAAATCAGGTCATAGTGCGGCTCGTACGGCAAAGCCAACGCGACACAATTTCAATTGAGTTGAGTTTTGCCCGGGTAAAAACCTGATTAAATAGCCTTCCCCAAAAATTAATTTTTGGGGAATTTACGGAGCAAAAGAAAAAATCCCCTGACAAGGGGACAATAGAAAAGCCAACGCGACACAATTGAAATTGTGTCGCACCCGGCGCGGACGCCTGGCGCCAAAAAAATATTTATTTCTCAACCCGGCTTTTCAGTGCCTATCTTTCCCGTATTTGTTTACCAAAGTAAACAGTCCGAAAAAACGGACTCGGCCGTCAGCAAAAAAGCGCGTTCCGGCACGTCAGCCATTTTTGCCTGTCAGGACGCAAAAGTATACACTCGGCCGCTTGGTATACATGAAATTCCGATGTCCGCTTGCCGCAAGCCTTTCCCCGTTTTGCCGCTGGCCGGCGCGGATATTACAAAAGGCCAATCTTGTTTTGCTTCTACTGCGCCAAGTTTACAACTATTTATTCGCAAGCGTCATAAATCCTGTTTTTCCCTGACTTATTGTTTCCGATCGCGCCGCTGAAAAATTTTTAAATTGGCACAACAATTGCATAATATAATTTGCGGGTTTTTTACGCGAAATTAACCTGCCCATGCGCCTTGCCGCAACGGACGCACAAACACGCCCGCAATTATCCAAAAATTTGGATAATAAATAAAAACAAGGGAGGATTTGAAAAATGCAGTTACCGGAAGAAGTAGTAGCTCTACAAAAAATGGTGAGGGATTTTGTCAATAAGGAGGTCATCCCCAAAGCCGCCGATTACGAAAAAAGAGGCGAGTATCCGAAAGAGTTGGATATGATGGCTTTTGACATGGGACTGCCCGTTCTTTGCCTTCCGACACAATACGGCGGCGGCGGCATGAGCGAATTGGCCCTTACCGTAGTCATGGAAGAGTTGGCGCGGGGAGATTTGGGGTTTGCCAACTACGTCAGCGCCAGTACGCTCGCGACATTGCCGATATTGATCGCCGGCACGGAAGAACAGAAGAAACAGTGGACCGAGCTGCTGCTGGAAACCAAATACGCCGCGTTTGCGCTTACCGAACCGGAAGCGGGTTCTGACGCCGCCGGCGCAAAGACCACCGCCACCAAGGACGGGAACGACTATATCATCAATGGCCGCAAATGTTTCATCACCAATGGCAGCAACGCCGGCGAATATCTCGTCATGGCCTCCATTGACCGTTCCAAAGGAATAAAAGGCCTCACCTGTTTCATCGTTGAAAGAAGCCGGCCCGGCATTTCCATCGGCAAAGAAGAAGACAAAATGGGCATACGCAACTCCAACACCGCCGACGTCATCTTCGACAACGTCAGGATACCGGCCGCCAACCGAGTAGGAGAGGAAGGCAAGGGGTTCGGCATCATCATGAAAACCCTTGACGCCTCCAGGCCGTCCGTGGGCGCGCACGGCGTCGGCGTAGCGCAAAGGGCCCTTGAGGAAGCGATCAAGTACGCAAAACAAAGAATCCAGTTTGGCAAGCCGATCGCGGCGATTCCCGCCGTGCAGATAATGGTCGCCGACATGGCCATAAAAATCGAGACGGCGCGCCAGATGATATATCACGCCTGCGACTTGTATGACAGAGGCTTGCCGCATACCATCGAATCCTGCATAGCCAAGACCGTTGGCGCGGAAGCGGGCTGGGAGGCTGTTGACTTGGCCTTGCAGATCCACGGCGGCTATGGCTACATGCGCGAATATCCGATTGAAAAACTCTACCGGGACGTGCGGATAGTCAAGATTTACGAAGGCACGAACCAAATCCAGCGCGGCATCATCGGCGGCAGCCTGCTCAGATAAAATATTTGGCGTTTGCCGTTTAATCCTGTTAGCGCCTTTTAAAAAATTAGTGGCGCCGTAAAGCGGTTTTAGTTTACGCAGCCGTCCTAACGCCAACTGTTTATGGCGCCACTAATCAAGGTTTGTTTTTAAAACTCAAATGCACGCTTTAAATTCAGGATATCAATAAAGAAATTTGATTTTTTCAGGAGAAAGCAGAATGAAAATAGACTATACAAACATCAAGCCTAAAAGAAAAGGCCGCCTGTCGGACTTGCCCTGGCGCGAACAAGTAAAACAAAAAACTATCTCCTGCGACGATGCCGCGAAGATTGTCAACAAAGGCGACAGATTGTATTTTCCCGGCGCGGCCAATTTCCCACAGGGTTTTGAGAAAGCGCTGGCCAAAAGGATCCGGGCCGAAGGCTTAACTGTGGAGATTTACACGATTTTCGTCATTCACGCCTCGGAAATCATAAAACCCGAATTCAAGGACAATATTTTCCTTTACAGCCATTTTTTGGCCGGCGAACGCAGCATGCAAAAGCAGGGGAACATTTCCTTCGTCCCCACCCAATTGGGGCAGGGCGGAAAAGGCGTCAAGGCTTGGCGCCCGCGCATCGCCGTACTGACCTGCAGCCCGCCCAACGAAGATGGCTGGCTTTCCCGCAGCATCTGGTGCCACCATTATGACAGCAACCTGCTTGATGACGATTTGGACATTTTGATTGTGGAAATCAACAAAAACCTGCCGTTTTGCTACACGGAAGGCAAACATCACACCCTGCTTCACATATCCGAGATCGATCACCTGATCGAATACGACTCTTGGTGGCCGGAAGTCAAAACCCCTCCCGCTAACGCGGTCGATACCAAAATAGGCAATTATGTTACCGAGCTTGTAAAAAACGGCGATTGCCTGCAAATCGGCTTGGGCGGGTTGGCCGACACTGTCTCCAAAAACATGCTGAGCGGCGGGTTTAAAGACTTGGGAATCCATACGGAGCTATTGACCAACGGATTGTTGGATCTTATCAAGGCCGGCTGCGTCAATAACACCAAAAAACGCGTATACCCGGGAAAAACCGTAATATCGGCCTTCGTCGGCGATTATGGCCTGCGCGACTACGCCGAAAAAAATACGGACTATCTGCTGCTCAACGTTGATTTTGTCAACGACCCGAGAGTTATCTGCCAAAACGACAATGTCCTTTCGGTCAACAATTGCATGGAAATTGACCTCGTAGGACAGATAAACGCCGAAAGCATAGGCCCTGCGCAATATTCGGCGACAGGCGGGCAGATGGAATTCGTAACCGGGTCGCAGTGGAGCAAAGGCGGCCGGAGCGTCATTGCCTTAAACTCTTCTTTCACAGACAAAAGCGGCGCGCTCAAAAGTAAAATAGTGCCTACCCTGCCTCTGGGATCCGTAGTTACTACTCCCAGGACGTTTGTCAATTATGTCGTTACCGAATACGGCATGGTGGATTTAAAATACAAGTCCGTAAAAGACAGGGCGAAACTGCTGATCAGCATAGCGCATCCGGAATTTAGGGACGAATTGGCTCAACAGGCGAAAAAACTCGGCTTTTATTCCTGAACTGAAACCCGTCAGCCGCACTATTTTTTGTCCCGCCCGCCATACGGCAAAAAAAAATAAAGGCAGCCAAATTATGGACGCAAACAATTATTCCAAATTAAGCGAAATATTCAAAAAAACCGAAAGCAGCCCTGAAGTATCTTTGCCGCTCAGCGTCTTGGGCGCCCTTCAGCCGACAATCATCATCACCGACGCCGCCGGGCGGATCCTTTATATAAACAAACCGCGCGCGGCAGCGGCGAACATTGGCGCGCCGAAGGCGCAGCGGCCGATGGGGTGTCCTTTTGAGGCGCTGTTTCGGGAGGAGCAGTTCACAAAAATCCTAAAAGAGCAAAAGCGCGTCGAGGGGCGGCTCTGCCGCCTGAAATCCTTCAATATGGACGCGCTTGTGAATATGTACCCCCTGACGGGCGGCGGCAAAACCGTCGGTTTTATTGTCAGTTACATAAACATCAATGAATTCAGCAACCTAACCAGCAACGCGGAATATTACAAAGATATTTTCGCGGAAGATACGCAAAGCAGGGATCCGTTGCCGGCGCCCTTTCAAAACATCATTGGCAATTGCCGCAAAATGTACGAGGCCAAATATACCGCCGCCAAAATAGCCGGCTCCGACATTACCGTGCTGCTGACGGGCGAAAGCGGCGTAGGCAAGGAACTTTTCGCCGAGGCCATCCACAATTGCAGCAATCGGCGCAACGGGCCGCTCGTCAAAACAAATTGCGCCGCGATCCCCGAGCCTTTGCTGGAAAGCGAACTATTTGGCTATGACGGCGGCGCTTTTACCGGCGCGAAAGCGGACGGCAAAAAAGGGAAATTTGAATTGGCCGACGGCGGGACGCTCTTCCTGGACGAAATAGGCGACATGGGTATGTCCATGCAAACAAAGTTGCTAAGGGTATTGCAGGAAAAAGAAATAGAACGCGTCGGCGGCGCGCGGACAAAAAAAATTGACGTGCGGATCGTCGCGGCTACCAATAAAAACATCTGCCAGATGGTCAAAGAGGAAGAATTCCGCGAAGATCTTTATTACCGGCTGGCGGTGGTCAGCTTAAAAATACCGCCGCTGCGGGAACGCAAAGAAGACATCTTGCTGTTGGTCGACTATTTCCTGAAAAGGCTTAACCTGACCCATAACAAAAACATTGCCTGCACCAAGGATGCCGTTAATATTTTATTGAGCTATTTTTGGCGGGGAAACGTCCGGGAATTGCAAAATGTGTTGGAACGCGCGTTTGTACTTTGCAGCGGCGAAGTTATCTGCCCGCGCGACCTGCCCGACCCCCTGAACAAATGGGACAAATCCTCGCGGCTGAAAATCAGCGCCGGGAAAACGCTGGAAACCATCATGGAAGAAACAGAAAAAGAAGTCTTAAAGTCAGTCCTGAAACTGGCCAACAACAACCGTACAAACGCGATGAAAATGCTTGGCGTTTCGCGGCGCACCCTTTACAAAAAATTAAACAAATACAATATTGACTAAACGTAGCTTCGTTCGGCAAAGGACTTGGCGCCATTGAATATTGGCCGGTTTTATGCCGGGGCTTGGCGGTTTGGAGCAAAAAAGCCGCTTTAAATAACAAAAGAACGCCAGGAAAGCGGGCGATGAAGATGCAGCTCAAATCAGGCGGCGCGTCTATCAATATTTGCCGGCAATGGAGGGCATTTAACGGTTATCGTAGCCTTTGCCCGGCTATCTAATTTAAAGCGGCTTATTAATTCAAGGAGGTTGCTTACATGGATTTCAAATTGAACGAAGTTCAGGAAGCCATGCAAAAACAGGCAAAAGATTTTGCCGAAAAGTATTTGGCCGGGCGGGTTGAAGAGCTCGAATCAGCCGACAATTTTCCCAAAGAAATACACGATAAAATGGCGGAAGTGGGTTTTACGGGACTGACGTTTTCGGAAAAATACGGCGGCATGGAAGTTGGCTACGATAGTTTCTCGTTAGTTGTGGAGCAAATCGCCAAAGTATCCGGCAGTACGGCCAAAGCGCTTTTGATCGACGTTTTGCCTTTGGAAGCTATCAATCTATTCGGAACGGAAGCGCAAAAGCAAAAATATCTGCGGGAAGGGATTGCCGGCAAGACCAGGGGGTCTTTCGCTTTCACGGAACCGGGGACAGGTTCCGATCCCAAACAATTAGTAACCGTCGCCAAAAAGAAAGGCGGCCAATACGTAATAAGCGGCACAAAGCGCTTTATTTCCAACTCGGCGTATGAAGGGCCGATCGTGCTGTTTGCCAGGGACGAGGGCGCCGATACCTGCACGGCTTTTATTTTTGACAAATTTTGCAAAGGCTACTCCATATCGACGCACTGGGAAAAGATCGGCATGACCGGCAGCGCCGTTTACGACATCTTTCTTGACGGCGTAACGGTGGACGAAAGCCAGATACTTGGCAAAGCGGGCGATGGCTACAACATCCTGCTTGCCACCACTGCTTTTGGCAAACTCGGCTTCAGCGCATCCTTTGTCGGCGTAATG contains:
- a CDS encoding acyl-CoA dehydrogenase family protein gives rise to the protein MQLPEEVVALQKMVRDFVNKEVIPKAADYEKRGEYPKELDMMAFDMGLPVLCLPTQYGGGGMSELALTVVMEELARGDLGFANYVSASTLATLPILIAGTEEQKKQWTELLLETKYAAFALTEPEAGSDAAGAKTTATKDGNDYIINGRKCFITNGSNAGEYLVMASIDRSKGIKGLTCFIVERSRPGISIGKEEDKMGIRNSNTADVIFDNVRIPAANRVGEEGKGFGIIMKTLDASRPSVGAHGVGVAQRALEEAIKYAKQRIQFGKPIAAIPAVQIMVADMAIKIETARQMIYHACDLYDRGLPHTIESCIAKTVGAEAGWEAVDLALQIHGGYGYMREYPIEKLYRDVRIVKIYEGTNQIQRGIIGGSLLR
- a CDS encoding sigma 54-interacting transcriptional regulator produces the protein MDANNYSKLSEIFKKTESSPEVSLPLSVLGALQPTIIITDAAGRILYINKPRAAAANIGAPKAQRPMGCPFEALFREEQFTKILKEQKRVEGRLCRLKSFNMDALVNMYPLTGGGKTVGFIVSYININEFSNLTSNAEYYKDIFAEDTQSRDPLPAPFQNIIGNCRKMYEAKYTAAKIAGSDITVLLTGESGVGKELFAEAIHNCSNRRNGPLVKTNCAAIPEPLLESELFGYDGGAFTGAKADGKKGKFELADGGTLFLDEIGDMGMSMQTKLLRVLQEKEIERVGGARTKKIDVRIVAATNKNICQMVKEEEFREDLYYRLAVVSLKIPPLRERKEDILLLVDYFLKRLNLTHNKNIACTKDAVNILLSYFWRGNVRELQNVLERAFVLCSGEVICPRDLPDPLNKWDKSSRLKISAGKTLETIMEETEKEVLKSVLKLANNNRTNAMKMLGVSRRTLYKKLNKYNID
- a CDS encoding tetratricopeptide repeat protein — translated: MEIKEILREIDRQYQVLGPADMEEFFKKTLEFYKDEHGRDSPGYASLANEFGAFYRNQSRYEEGEQLFLEAAEILAKLQGKNSAEYATALNNLAELYRLAGNRDKAEEILNQVIGIFRESVGERHFLYASALNYLGHFRHEGGQAQEALDLYEESLKIVSEMPENHALLATAYGNVAGALRSLKRYPEAVKYLEDAKKLHEEKLGANDQHYSAVLNGIGSLWHTMGDLDKAAEYYDKVMQLLLRHNSKKTRDYAIAAGNYAACCEARGELDKAVHYAKEARDCFAAVYGPDGPFTPGARKYLDHLEKKAAKNNA
- a CDS encoding acyl-CoA dehydrogenase family protein; this encodes MDFKLNEVQEAMQKQAKDFAEKYLAGRVEELESADNFPKEIHDKMAEVGFTGLTFSEKYGGMEVGYDSFSLVVEQIAKVSGSTAKALLIDVLPLEAINLFGTEAQKQKYLREGIAGKTRGSFAFTEPGTGSDPKQLVTVAKKKGGQYVISGTKRFISNSAYEGPIVLFARDEGADTCTAFIFDKFCKGYSISTHWEKIGMTGSAVYDIFLDGVTVDESQILGKAGDGYNILLATTAFGKLGFSASFVGVMGGAYDAAVKYVKEKMHRGQSIMKFQAIQLKTANLAAKVESARYFLYKTSEDANNAHADMKKYQAQSALLKGYISDLGVECCVLAMNLMGSYGVMKEYNVERCLRDSLIGPHIEGASDIQRIIAGNYLLRN
- the mfd gene encoding transcription-repair coupling factor produces the protein MLIAAPGREELREMRRGLNALLPDAAIEEFYPADRQDIAANHKSLEITAARLSVLRQLCAGQRRIVIVTAEALAQPLEQPQELLGSGLALSAGAACGMGEAAAAFIAAGYERSSLVDAPGQFSVRGGIIDIFPPTHSLPLRIEWLGGEIESIRSFSAETQRSLEGLKETVIPALARPDGVPLTASLLDYLPASALFVIDEPARLKERLAPPLGDSPSCARTFSWRQLTDIIGGLPNFLCLSALPLQMFPHARPVRADIRAIPPYHRQWGLLAEDLKKYLDKNIQPVISMSSDNKAAGMIKTLSGLKIPSALWPDGEPRPKNKALAIVGGLAAGMEFVGENWLLITEQDIFGAMKQRRLTKKPPGQAIRYFSEIKAGDYVVHSVHGIGRYVGSESLAAGGATRDYLLIRYAGDDKLYVPVDQVQTLQKYIGAEGQPPRLSRMGGADWGRVRGRARAAVTEMAAELLRLQAERKLLPGHAFSPDTVWQQEFEEAFPYEETPDQLRAIEEIKRDMERPYPMDRILCGDVGYGKTEVALRAAFKAVMDSKQVAVLVPTTVLAQQHLLTFSERMRPFGINIEMISRFRSPKEQRAALAGAAGGEVDIVIGTHRLLQNDINFKNLGLLVIDEEQRFGVGQKEKIKLWSKNVDVLSMSATPIPRTLHMGLVSARDMSIIETAPEERLPVESYVAEYSDELVRQAILREVRRGGYVYYVYNRVADIERVAETLRKLVPGISIKIAHGQMPEDLLETVMLEFYQGGFDVLLCTSIIENGLDIPLANTIIVHGAENFGLSQLYQMRGRVGRSSRLAYAWFFYPPDRILSEIAEKRLQAIRDFSDLGAGLRIAMRDLEIRGAGNILGPQQHGHIISVGFETYCRLLEESINELAQAPARAEPSAEPSLDVAADAYLPDDYIDDPGHKLDIYRRLQYINERPDFLELLAEMSDRFGEPPPPAKNLLRLALLRGHCRKLGVKSINTKAMETKIIFAEKASVNPETLLAMAVSARYAAVLRQGPPISVKIKRPKKRPPLDWIEEAIEFLLQKS